The genomic region TAAAAAGCATCTTTGACcccatcgtccttctctttcgtcggggcgtaagcacaaatcagcgatatgttgaagaacttcgtttTGATGCGGATTATGGCTGGTCATTCATACACTGGGATGAATGTCAGAACCCGGCAAAAAAGTTTCTTTCCCACCACGAATGGCACCCGAATTTGCTCTcatttatatggccactgtagtaaatgtcacaaggatctACTCGTCTTCTTGTTCGGCAGTTCTGTTAgcatttacttttaaataaataaattataaatatgagGAATATAATTACTTAAACAAAGACCTTGAAGAAGGATTTCCTTTTTCTCATATTTCAGCAttttaacttaacctaacaCTAAAATGCATGTTCACACTATAAAACCATAACAAATATGTAGTACTagactttttaataaaatctctcgaaaatttttaataacaaaacaaGACAATTTTACATGTCAAAGTTTTGGTCACGGTTAAATGTTTATGGAATTCAAGCTAACATATCAAAAAGTTCTGATCGCAAACTAAATAaggtgttttgaaaataaaaataaattcgtgTCACAAGAGCAAAAGCAAGTCCGCATAATCATAGGAGTTACGATTTCAGGGTAAACAATAGCAGAAGTGaattttaacttattatttAACCGTAAGTAACTagttaacaataataaaaagaaacatatgcatgtgtgtgtgtgtaaagcaAGTGAGCTGGCGCATGCGCAGCCGCCAATGCTGCCATTCTACAACGCCGCTGCGACGCGCTGCTTATTTTCGTGCAAATATGCCCGTTAATAACACGTTtacaagtaataaatatatatacaaacacatctacatacatacatacactcatatgaatattgatagtaaaaatgtaaatgaaatgcAATTGAGAAACTAGTGCAAGTTCGAAATGAGAAACTGGCTTGCAGCCACGCCAAAGCGAAACCAGACCGCCGGGCTGGCCGAATGGCCAGACTACTGGCGGTACTGGCTGCTGAAGGCGGGCGGCAATATTAGAATTACGTGGATTGTTGTTGTGCATTGTACGttgtaaataaaagcaaacgTTTACCTTCCGGTTGCAGCCAATATGCACACACGTACACACTTTGACTCAAATGAGCAGCATACGCGAAAATAAGGTGAGGTTCACtcaccacacatacacacacacacacacttgcaggCGCAGAGTCACGCTGCCGCAGCGCTGGCGTTCAGCGCACAGCGAATTCATTGACTCGCAATCATATTAGCGCTAGAAACAAGAATGACCAATCATCCAACTAATCAAGTGCTCGATTAAACCGACAGACATTCTTCATAATGCTGCATTAATGCCACAAACAACAAATggtgcaacaataaaaacatcgAGTACATAAACTAGCCAACAAGTaattatatatgcacatttatgTACACGGGTGTATGCAtctctctgtgtgtgtgtgtgtgtgtattagttGGTAACAAAATTTGCGATAAATGACACAAACAACCGGGTTAATAATAGCACAATGGCAAACTACCTAATGGCTAACAAATGCTTAGCAATAAAAGTACCaaagtgcatatgtacatatataccttgtatgtgcaaatacatatgtatacttgtatatgtatgtaaatatgtaatgtatAGAAACAAAAGATATAATGATTTACGTTCTGTGCCGCCACTCTGGAGTCGGAAAGTACCTTTTAGCTCGTGTCATAAGACATGAGTGGCAGCCAGCTTCTGTGAGTATGAGTCAGTTTTGGGCCGAATTGTTGGTGGGATAATCTCAAAGTTgatttggaaattattttagTGTTTTACTAacatcaaatttgacccggactggcccagttaaaaatttttttccattaataTTTAATAGCGATAAGTTAGTTTAGTGTTCATTGATCTCAGAAGTTTACaaacatctgatcaaattcgACTGGTACGGTTAAACacttttttacacacacacactatttAATGTCGATAAGTTAGGTAAGATTTCATTAATTGATGCCAGAGGTTTActaacatctgatcaaatttgatccggactggcccagttaaaaatttttttccattaataTTTAATAGCGCTAAGTTAgctaaaatttcattaattgatCGTGGAGGTTTACTGacatctgatcaaatatgacccggactaatctggttaaaaaaaaaatgtttcgattaGTATTTTAGAGCGATAAGCTAGGTAAGATTTCATTAATAGGCCCCAGAGGTTTACTTACCGGACTGGCCcggttaaaaatttttttctattagtaTTTAATAGCGATAAGTTAATTTAGTGTTCATTAATTGATCTCAGAAGTTTACaaacatctgatcaaattcgACTGGTCCGGTTAAACACTTTTTTACATTACTATTTATTGGCGATAAGTTAGATAAGATTTCATTACTTGATCCCACAGGTTTACtgacatctgatcaaatttgacccggactggtccgGTTAAACAAAACTTTTGATTAGTATTTAATGGCGATATGTTAAGTAAGATTTCATTAATTGAGCCCAAAGGTTAATgaacatctgatcaaatttgactcggattGGCCCGGTTACACAATATTTTCTCCAGATGAATACAACCTTTTTAATGTTCGTGCaagattttattttgaaatgccAATTACTGTGTGTTTGTCAGTTGTTTGTCAGTTGTTTGTTTACGAAGCGAAATGTTTCTCTGGCGAATGTTACCatggaaaaaaattgtcaacGAGTTTGTTGGAAATTTTTCGTTTCTAATGGAACTACGACTGCCGAAACGTTGAAAACATTGCAGAAGTATTTTGAAGATCTACTTTATCACGAAGATAAGTATTTGGttggcacaaagcattcagtaaAGGCTGTTAAGTCATCGTAAATTCCCCCCATACGAGTCGTCCATTTATTCACCTCGTTGATTAcgataatattgaaaaaattaaagaaacaatgcttgaaaatcatcggGTGTGCATCAGATCAGATAGCAGAGAATCTTAAGATCTCTTAGGGATTGAATCggcacattttggttaatgttttgggtatgaagcgtgtcgATGCTAGAGTCGTGCCAAAAGAATTGTACCTTTTGCAAAATTGACGGCGAGTAGTGGTCGTAAAAGAGAcgcttgacaacgtagctgaggacACTACATTCATCAATTGGCCATTCCAGCTAGAggtgaaaattaaacaattagCTAAATTTTGCTGGCTAACTTTAGCATTGAGCTGTTTAGTCGAAGACACCGAAACCCATATCGTCGTCTTTCTCGGACTTCGACTCCTCATTTTTGGCTTTGAGCGAAACCGTTGATCGTTAATTAACACACCATTCATTCCatgaaacttttctatttgCTAACGAAAAACGTGCGAGTGgatatttttaagtaatattaaaCCAAGGACGATAAATATTTTCGGCGGGTTCTAAAGGAGCTGGCTGGCAGCGAGAGCCTACTTTTGTAAGCCcactgaatttaaaaaataatacaattacttcgttatattaaaatatgttttcataaGAACATTGAAATGTTTGGTATTAGTACCTCAGTCAGTCAGCTCAGTCATCATCTCCATATTTTGGCCCAACAGTTTTTTGTGAGCTATGGCCTGCTGCATGAGTGACCTCCAGATTACCAGATTTATCCCCAATTTTGTACACCAAATTTTTCACGTTTTCTCCAGTTCGTCGATCCATATTGATCCTGAGTTTCCCTTTGCCTTAGAAtataatagaataaaataaaggttCCCCTTGCTCAGGTGTCCCCTTGCCTTAGAATAATGTTGAATAAAGGTTCCACTTGCTCAGTGTTGTACGCTTTGGCTATGTATCTATAAAGTTGTCGCCTTTCATTAATTGTTCTAGCTTGGACTTTGTCGTTTTCGAGCAGTGTCCATGACTCTGCACCGTAACATAAACCTGATCGTTTGATGATTTTGTATAGAGCCAGTTTAAATTCAGCACTTTTATGCAGTTTCGATTTGGAAAGTTTGTTTAGTGATGCGTATGACCTATTACCCGCTTACATGCCCTCATCGCTAGTAAAGCCTGCTGAGTTATTGCTTCGGCGCGTAAAGCCTAAGTAGGTCAAAGGCCTTCACAGTCACAAatgttgcataatttttctgctCATCATCATCTCGTATAATAAACCAACATCATCCAATAAACCAACAGCTTTACTTACTTTTCTTATCAGCCGCTGGCTGCGTAGCCAATACCATCTGCTAGTACTACGTGCCGACTAGTAAAGTAAttagttcaatatttttttgaaattaccgCTAAAAGCGTGTAAAGAGATTTCCAaacatttgtgtatattttttgattgatGGTTTCTTGTGTAATTAAGCCTAATTTGGTGCAactcacatttatttttttattggccAAAACGAATCAATAAAGGAAATAATTGGCGAATGGATAagcaaaaactaaagaaaaattgttgaacaaaTGCACATTCCctaattattacaattaaatataaaacatgCATTAAATTGCAGTTTGCTACGAATATATAATTACTCAATTATATCTTAATTATATTTAGGGTCAAGTAATCGGCCATTGTAATCAATATGCGTATGACCTTGAATTGTTGCAGCAATTTTAAAAGGAATGCACAGATTTTGGTTGCAAGCATTttgattaaatatatttaaattaatttaattatgtaactcattaaaatcataatttatttacagtaaatataataaaataattaacataatCAAGTTTGAATTACTTCACTActatgaaaatctttatatactaCAAAAAGGCTAAGTGATAGTGGCGACAgagaatatgaaaattatagaaataaagttttcataaaCCAGAAATTAGGTTTGATAATTCATTTGAATATGCGTGTGAGAATCGTGCACTCGGTAGGCCGAATATGTTGACCATAACGAATCAACGCGAAActcattctttacagaacgtcaatttttgtaattaagatgaacgatttgtaaatgtttttcagtttccatgatgaaatgccaagcaattctgcacaaaaataatttgacGGCTTGACACAACTCTCGTGCGATTTGTCAAAAAAGAGGTTATTGAAGTACCCCTACTTGGATCACCAGgtgtaataatattattatctcTTCTGGTAGATGATTGATCGTGCATCACTCCCATTGCTGTTAAGCTCTTTGATGTCATTCAAAGTTTGCAACTGATTAATGGCAGATCGACTGTTGTCGAGGGTCAGAGAAAACTTCTTTTGGTTCGAAAAGATCTGTAGTAAGAACCGCATAGCTTAGACGAAggcctttaaatatttttttaaagctttttacacACAGAtcatatatctgtatatagttCTCTATACAATGACCTAACAGGTTTTTGATTAGATCAAAATTGAATATTCAcgctgtaatttttttgttttttaattcccaAAACTAACCATTTGTAGTTTGTCGCTTGAAATTCTACAATATTTCTAAGCTATTgtaaacgaaaaattatttgaatttgttaCTTTAGGTCCAAAAGATTTCCGAATATATGTTTTAATCCTGTTAAGGGGGAGGAACATAGGTTTcctcgaaaaaaaaatatttttcagtaattttttttcttatataaaaaatgaaatattttgttagaattttttattcttataaaCATACAACATTAACAAAGAActtctgatattaaaaaaaaaatattattaactcggccattgcgatgctatttccaataaaacccttggaaaaaagatgcgcccgcgttggcaggataactccttaaaaaaaaaatacttgtgtTAGTTAAAACCTTAGAACTTTTACGaaggaaaaaacagaaaattggatttttggcagacatttttacaaaaaaattaaaatttcagtgaaaatttctctacaatttttttcaaatacttgtaatcgaaaaaaaatcttcattCAAGTCTTTAATAATTATATCTCAGAGACCGGTGTAAAATctcatgaagattggttgaaTTGAATTGGTTGAGTtcttgagaaatcttgccaaccgacttcaaaacacatttttgagaaaaaagcgtttaaagacggcgcacttagcctagcagcctcgagcgcacaagttctcgaggctgtatctccaaaactagtactcggatcaacttgaaaatttaggacaatattctagggGTGTTGCAGAAtctaataagacaataaaaagaaatcgattttttgaaacccgtaaacccagaTAACCACTTATAATCCGCTTtcctaaaatataaaagtatgtcCGTGCAATAGCAGAAAAagagtttgaaaattttgtaaatatgtatatatgtatattagtaatatatattttttgttatgtaaaatatatattgtatttttttgtatatatattgtagttttattatatataatgcaaataaaaataaaataagacaaAAAGAACCAATTTTAGAAGTTTtcccaaatatatttaattgcttcCAAAAGTAAATTCGAATTAACGTAATTACTAAttataaacaatataaatatatagcttCCGTCTTTTTTGCCGGCAATGCAGCCCAATTCCCAAACCATTATATTTGTGCGCACACCCTCAGTACGCTCCTGGCCTTCTACAACTACATATGTAGGCACAAAATGACTGAAAGTTGAATTTGTTAGCGCGGAGTGTGGCATGGCCAAGCAGCGGCGCAAGCGCAGATCGTGGGTTCAGCGCTACACGCGGTGACTGTGTTTGTACGCGCGCGCGCGAACAAGAAGTGAGCCAGCAACGCGCGGTTCAATAATAATCTGTTGCACCAATCAAACAAAATATGCGATCACTCAAACAAACGGGCAGCAGCAGCCACAGCAGACAAAAGCCgaagcggcagcagcagctgcaCCGCCCTTTCCTGCCGCGCCGCTTAGCGCTCGGAGCGCGCGAAGAGCGGCAACTTGTAAGGTGTTGTATTCTACATTAAGTATACGCCCGGGTGTGCTAGCGCGCACAATAACACTAAATATTTGTACGATTGCTTGTGCTAAAAGCAAATGAGTGCTAGCGCAGCGTGCGCGCCGTGTGTGGCTTACGAATGGCGGGTTGCGGGCTAATGGCGGTGCTGCGCTCGCTTAACTTTGTTACAGATTTTCAACTTCTATGCCGCTGCAGCGGCGCAGCGCTACGTTGACGTTGCTTGTAATGGTGAGCAGCTAACGTCTAGGCGAACTCGAACTCTCAAACGCAAATTCTAATGGTACGGGTATATAAGTGTCAGCTGCGGCCAACAGTTATCACAGTACGACGCAGTACGAAAAACCAAttggaagtttaaaaattccTAAATAATCTAATTCAATTTTTATAGTCCGATTGGCTTATTTCGCGCTGTTGTATAAACTTTTATAGTTTTCTGTtttcattaatataaaaaaaaataaataaatttagaaaaatgttcTGCAAATTGGTGAGTATCGTCAAATCGCAAATACGTCGCGAAACCACACACTGGATTATATAAAACTAAACGCGCATTTCGTTTCCCAACCCAACCAACAGGCATTCATCTCCTCACTCATCGCTTTGGCGTTGGCCAAACCACAACATCTGCCAGCCGCTCAGTACCCAGCTGGCGTGAATCCACAGGACTGTCCCGGTTTCCCGATCTGTGATAACGCACGCCTACACAATCCACAAGCGCACTGGGGTGCACCCGCGCCCGCCTGGCAACCGCAACCACAGTGGGGCGCTCCAGCACCCTcttggcaacaacagcaacagtggGGCGCACCAGCTCCCTCATGGCAAGGCGCACCAGCACCCTCTTGGCAAGGTGCTCCTGCGGCCAGTGCTGGCGGTGATAAATTCCCAGCTGGCGTCAATCCACACACCTGTCCCAACTATCCCTTCTGTGATGTGAATGCCGGTCAACATGGCGCCGTCGCTGCGCCACCACTACCCGGCTGGACCGAACGTCAGTACCCAGCTGGCGTATCCGCGCATCAGTGCCCCAACTTCCCCTACTGCAACTAGAtacagctacaacaactacaacaactttAACCACGGTCGCAACTGTAGCGTTCGCTTGTAGCGCTGCAGCTGCGTCTGCGTCTGCCTACAGCCCGTCGGACGAAGTCCCGCTACCAGTATCCTATCCTGAACcgcaaaaaaaatcaagttataCAGCCTATCCACTGCCAATGTCAACCAACTTCAATGCCACTTCCACATcactttttgtttgttattgcttttttacAGCGCCTGAAGTTCTCAAGTTCTCAATACTATTGTACAGCTGGAGTTTGTTGTTGATccataagtaaataaaatatgcatttggaattttatttgTCCGCTTCTTATTTTGTGATCCTTTTTTTCAGTAAAGCTATAATAATATGGGGTTCTTAATGCGGCGCGTTCTAGGCCGCGCTTCTAGAATACTACTTGTTGTTGCTAAGCTGCCTGGACGTGAGAATtagtttctaaaaatatttccgaCTAATAATTAGCACTATCTACCAAGGCTGTACCCTCAAAAGCCTTCCTCTATGCAAATAGTGTGCCGCCGCGCCCCTCCCCACCTCTCCTCTCCACCTTAAACCTGCCATCCATTTCCCTACAATGGTTCTTAAGCATTTTCTCGTACTGCAAAGCCATAAAGTTGCCACAATTTGCACGCCAATAATTTATTGACTACACTTGACCTACTCCGTTATTGCCAAGAACCGCATTCCTCATTAGCGGTACCCGAGtgtgtatttaaaatgtattttacttGCTCATAAACAACGTAATTTGTCCATTTTACACACTGCCTGCGGACATCAATCAAAATGCAGTGGCAGAGACCACCGTACTACCCCTTACCGCGCGCCCCTCAACCGGTCTGTCAATAAATCTTAATCAATGCGTGCAACGCCCACAAAACTGTCAACTTGTCGTCGCCGCCGCTACCGCCAATTGGCGCGGAACTGCAGCGCACCAAACTTGTACGGCAAGCATTTTGTGAAAGTAGTTTTATTGCTACAGTTTTGCCTTTTCGTTTTaattaatatgtgattttttccACCGCCCATTACTGGCTTAGCTGCCCATAGTTGCCGCTCGTGGTCCAGGGCTGTTGCCGCATTGCGCAATCCGCTTTGTTCTGAGCTTCGCTGGTGTATGCGTGTTTGTGTGATTGAGCGCGCCGTGTGTCTATTCATTAGCCGCTTAATGCCGCTGAATTGTTCAAGGTCAAGTCCATGCCGCGCCGCTGCCTTGTTAGCGCGCTAGCGCACTACTTGCCGCACATTCAATGTTGCGGATACATATGGTCAACATTCAccacatacacacgcatgcgcgcacaaaaaaaaaaaccaaaaaagcgCTTTTGGGCAAAAACATGTTTCACACGCTGCGTTTATTGCTCGGTTTTGTTAATGCGCGCGCACAGCTTCATACGCTTTGCGGCACCATAGCGCGTTGCAGCAGCAGGCGCGCAACACCTATACACCCAAATATACACATACGCGCTTACATATTTGTCTGATTAATTAGTTGCTCTATAAACGCTTTGTTAATGGCGTTTCGTAAATTATCTGGTCAGCTTGCTTATGGGCTTTTATGGTCTCAAATTACAGTTATGTGACAATTCTACCACCCactgtatgtgtgcttgtgtgtgtgtgtgtgtgtgagtttgtaGTTATTTGTCAAAGGTGTggaattttattgatattaacTTTAGTTTAAGCGCTTAAAAATGTCGCTCAAGATTTGCGCATACAACAAAAACCATTCTCTTCTACACGCATGAATCACTAACTAGTTTCTGCTGCAAATGCCTTTTGTAAAGCTGCAAAGCTCTTTGCAGCCATAAAGCAACTTTTCATCGCATTTGCAATTAGTTGGACTTTGTTGTGGCTGAGTTATGTCTTCCTCTAAGTTGTAAATCGCATTAAATATGGTGGAGGAAGTGACACAAGCTAACGGGATTGGAATAAATGTATAATAATTAGTTAATGCGTtcataaaagaataataataaaatctttagCAGATTTGATTTATGGTATAAATACAACTGATAGAGCGAAATTCTTGGATACTCGGCGTGTGCTCATGTAGCAGGTGagttgaaaagtccccggcctaacACATAAATGGCGCCAATAGAATTAAAATcgtatgatttttagttagccctaaccttcaaaaagCGCTTACAAAAATTTCCCAGCTGTCGGTTCATTAGGCTGCGAATTACTGCTAtgagcaaaaagt from Bactrocera tryoni isolate S06 chromosome 3, CSIRO_BtryS06_freeze2, whole genome shotgun sequence harbors:
- the LOC120772175 gene encoding cuticle protein 1; translation: MFCKLAFISSLIALALAKPQHLPAAQYPAGVNPQDCPGFPICDNARLHNPQAHWGAPAPAWQPQPQWGAPAPSWQQQQQWGAPAPSWQGAPAPSWQGAPAASAGGDKFPAGVNPHTCPNYPFCDVNAGQHGAVAAPPLPGWTERQYPAGVSAHQCPNFPYCN